From a region of the Chitinophaga caseinilytica genome:
- a CDS encoding alpha-L-fucosidase, with the protein MKTDMKKAVMLAAMAMGTMSAAAQQPGELWGKNADAGKSAKTKWFTEAKFGLFLHWGPYSHFGGEIRGKRYYGITEWIMQRDKTPANEYTQLAKGFNPSEFNAEEWVNIAKAAGVKYIVITSKHHDGFAMFDSKYSDFDIVEATPFKRDPLKELAAACKKAGIKLGFYYSQFQDWHEPNGGGNGWDFDNKTKDYASYYRNKSLPQITELLSNYGELGIIWFDTPGNMSKEESAEFMEKVHRLQPNCLVSSRVGNGLGDFKDFGDGEVPPGVVKGAWEAIFTHNDSWGYSSFDQNFKSPREIIRLLAEVASKGGNLMMNIGPDGKGKIPGPSEQYFRETGRWLQKNGEAIYGTTFSPIAEQPWGVMTSRPGKLYLHVLDRPHNGKILVPAFTGKALKARLLDGGKPIGFKQSGEDVWLTLPASLPDARNSVIVLDYSGALEERHAIPLVAGAQYESIALPAERAAVHGSAVVTRFTHSYYFGDWKHAVCAAGMRRPEDSISYRLRFTEPGDYKITLQYAADTSHEKREGVVEMQPDGGAQQDFRFQVLLTGKYDSHKPLLFIDQTIAVVSVKSPGEWSLRIRPDAAGNELFRLKQVKVEPLR; encoded by the coding sequence ATGAAAACGGATATGAAAAAAGCAGTGATGCTGGCCGCGATGGCGATGGGGACGATGAGCGCCGCCGCGCAGCAGCCCGGCGAATTGTGGGGGAAGAATGCCGATGCGGGGAAAAGCGCCAAAACGAAGTGGTTCACCGAAGCTAAATTCGGGCTCTTCCTGCATTGGGGGCCTTATTCGCACTTCGGCGGAGAAATCCGCGGGAAGCGGTATTACGGCATCACGGAATGGATCATGCAGCGCGATAAAACGCCCGCCAACGAATATACACAACTGGCGAAGGGCTTCAATCCCTCTGAATTCAACGCGGAAGAATGGGTGAACATCGCCAAAGCGGCCGGTGTGAAGTACATCGTTATCACGTCCAAGCACCACGACGGCTTCGCCATGTTCGATTCCAAATATTCGGATTTCGATATCGTGGAAGCCACGCCCTTCAAGCGCGATCCTCTCAAAGAACTGGCGGCCGCCTGCAAAAAGGCCGGTATCAAGCTCGGGTTTTACTATTCGCAGTTCCAGGACTGGCACGAACCTAACGGCGGCGGCAATGGGTGGGACTTCGATAACAAAACCAAAGACTACGCATCTTATTACCGCAATAAATCACTGCCCCAGATCACCGAGTTGCTGAGCAATTACGGCGAACTGGGCATCATCTGGTTCGATACGCCGGGGAATATGAGCAAAGAAGAATCCGCGGAGTTCATGGAAAAAGTGCATCGCCTGCAACCCAATTGCCTGGTGAGTAGTCGCGTAGGGAACGGCCTGGGCGATTTCAAGGATTTCGGCGACGGCGAAGTGCCGCCCGGTGTGGTGAAAGGCGCGTGGGAAGCGATTTTCACGCACAACGACAGTTGGGGATATTCCAGCTTCGACCAGAATTTCAAATCGCCCCGCGAGATCATCCGCCTGCTGGCGGAAGTGGCGTCGAAAGGCGGGAACCTCATGATGAACATCGGGCCAGACGGGAAGGGGAAGATTCCCGGCCCTTCCGAACAATATTTCCGCGAAACGGGCCGCTGGCTGCAGAAGAACGGCGAAGCGATCTATGGCACCACGTTCTCGCCCATCGCGGAGCAGCCCTGGGGCGTGATGACGAGCCGCCCGGGGAAACTGTACCTCCATGTGCTCGACCGGCCGCATAACGGGAAAATCCTCGTGCCCGCGTTCACCGGTAAAGCCCTCAAAGCCCGGCTGCTCGACGGTGGCAAGCCCATTGGCTTCAAACAATCCGGCGAAGATGTGTGGCTCACATTGCCCGCTTCGCTGCCCGATGCGCGAAATTCCGTGATCGTGCTGGATTATAGCGGAGCGCTGGAGGAAAGGCACGCCATTCCGCTGGTAGCCGGCGCGCAATACGAAAGCATCGCTTTGCCGGCGGAACGCGCGGCTGTGCATGGTTCCGCGGTAGTGACCCGGTTTACGCACAGTTATTATTTCGGCGACTGGAAGCACGCGGTTTGCGCGGCCGGTATGCGCCGTCCGGAAGACAGCATCAGCTACCGTTTGCGTTTTACGGAACCGGGCGATTACAAGATCACCTTGCAATATGCCGCGGATACATCGCACGAAAAGAGGGAAGGTGTCGTGGAAATGCAGCCTGATGGCGGCGCGCAGCAGGATTTTCGGTTCCAGGTGTTGTTGACGGGGAAATACGATTCCCACAAGCCGCTGCTATTCATCGACCAGACGATCGCGGTGGTAAGCGTGAAATCTCCCGGCGAGTGGAGCCTCCGCATCCGGCCGGATGCAGCAGGGAACGAGCTGTTCCGGTTGAAACAGGTGAAAGTGGAGCCGTTACGATAA
- a CDS encoding NADAR family protein, with the protein MLFTTRYDLAWLIAQTQSGAALKYIYFWGNTEKSGELSKACFSQWYNAPFTVDGIGYKTAEHWMMAKKALLFGDTEVFDQIIQSVKPAEAKALGRKVRNYSEATWLQHRYAIVVEGNIHKFGQHPALREFLLNSGDRVIVEASPVDAIWGIGMAQDHQHIADPEQWRGLNLLGFALMEARDFLKQL; encoded by the coding sequence ATGCTTTTCACAACCCGATACGATCTGGCCTGGCTCATCGCCCAAACCCAATCCGGCGCCGCTTTGAAATACATTTATTTCTGGGGCAACACTGAAAAAAGCGGCGAACTTTCGAAAGCCTGCTTTAGCCAATGGTACAACGCTCCCTTTACCGTAGACGGCATCGGGTACAAAACCGCCGAACACTGGATGATGGCCAAAAAAGCACTGCTTTTCGGAGACACTGAAGTGTTTGATCAGATCATTCAAAGCGTAAAACCCGCAGAAGCAAAAGCCCTCGGCCGGAAAGTGCGGAATTATTCCGAAGCCACCTGGCTGCAACACCGGTACGCCATCGTGGTGGAAGGGAATATCCACAAGTTCGGCCAGCACCCCGCGCTGCGGGAATTCCTGCTCAACTCGGGAGACCGTGTGATCGTGGAAGCCAGTCCGGTAGACGCGATCTGGGGCATTGGGATGGCGCAAGACCATCAGCACATCGCCGACCCGGAACAATGGCGTGGACTGAACCTGTTGGGATTTGCGCTCATGGAAGCGAGGGATTTTCTCAAACAACTTTAA
- a CDS encoding LysE family translocator, whose product MPDVTTLLAFITAAVILLIIPGPAVLYVITRSTEQGTKAGLVSVCGIQAGTLVHAAAASLGVSALLMASAMAFSLLKYLGAAYLVYLGVKKIADARKQTARPEAPPPQPLSAIFWQGMIVNVLNPKCALFFFAFLPQFVRPENGNVALQVLFFGLLFTLLAFLTDGSYALAAGRLGKYMKQNTWYRRLEAYISGIIYISLGLLTVVFQPQATKK is encoded by the coding sequence ATGCCCGACGTAACTACCCTCCTGGCATTCATCACCGCCGCCGTTATTTTGCTCATCATTCCCGGCCCCGCCGTGCTGTATGTTATCACGCGGAGTACGGAACAAGGTACCAAAGCCGGGCTTGTGTCCGTTTGCGGCATCCAGGCCGGCACCCTCGTGCATGCGGCCGCCGCGTCTCTCGGGGTTTCTGCCTTGCTGATGGCTTCCGCCATGGCTTTCTCCCTGCTGAAATATCTCGGCGCCGCCTATCTCGTATACCTCGGCGTTAAAAAGATCGCCGATGCGCGGAAGCAGACCGCCCGGCCGGAAGCGCCTCCGCCGCAGCCGCTGTCCGCTATTTTCTGGCAAGGCATGATCGTGAACGTCCTCAATCCCAAATGCGCCCTGTTCTTCTTCGCTTTCCTCCCGCAATTCGTTCGCCCGGAAAATGGCAACGTGGCGCTGCAGGTGTTGTTCTTCGGGCTGCTGTTCACTTTACTGGCGTTTCTGACAGACGGCTCCTATGCCCTCGCCGCTGGCCGCCTCGGTAAATACATGAAGCAAAACACCTGGTACCGCCGCCTGGAAGCCTACATCTCCGGGATCATCTACATTTCCCTCGGCCTCCTCACCGTCGTGTTCCAGCCGCAGGCGACGAAGAAGTAA
- a CDS encoding VOC family protein, whose translation MQKPRKIDAETNVITWFEIPVSDTPRAKKFYETILDIEMRTVQAGDNEELTFFPSDPNVVQATSGRVTGVLTKSPQAKPGETGTLIYLNAYPEIQSVLNRVVPAGGTIVTPRHLIKAGYIAVIRDTEGNRIGLHAEH comes from the coding sequence ATGCAAAAACCGAGAAAAATCGACGCGGAAACCAACGTCATCACCTGGTTCGAAATCCCCGTTTCCGATACCCCACGGGCCAAAAAATTCTACGAAACCATCCTCGACATCGAAATGCGGACGGTACAGGCGGGCGACAATGAAGAGCTGACCTTCTTCCCTTCAGACCCGAACGTAGTACAAGCCACATCAGGCCGCGTAACGGGCGTGCTCACCAAATCGCCACAGGCCAAACCCGGCGAAACCGGCACGCTCATTTACCTCAACGCCTATCCGGAGATACAATCCGTACTGAACCGGGTAGTGCCTGCCGGCGGAACGATCGTTACACCAAGGCACCTCATCAAGGCGGGTTACATCGCAGTGATCAGGGACACGGAAGGCAATCGGATCGGACTGCATGCGGAACATTAA
- a CDS encoding M13 family metallopeptidase, with product MLFINTSARRMTAGILLALSAAGPVAAQKVPAFDNSSIDRNIKPCHDFDGFVNNGWKKNNPIPGTESRWGAGGILDKENKEVRLKGIIQSIAGRTGLAKGTEEQQIADYYASFLDTVTIEKRGITPLAKWIGKINNIKTLADWATVVGELQNMGVSTWAGFSVDADMKDSKVNAVYGGQDGLSLGERSYYERTDESTQNVRKEFVGHVNKMFALAGFPEKDPGQTILAFETKLALLQLTNVQLRDPVKTYNKIAFNELRTLAPEFDWGGFTNVQMIRTDTLVLQNKEYITNGAKLLKSTPLATLKTWTKFQLLSTFAGYLPKKFDDENFRFFATVMTGRKMQRPRIDRAIRSTDGVLGMPLGKLFAKQYFPESSKQKVSEMIENVRTVYGERIDQLTWMSPETKLMAHKKLKAFTYKIGYPDNWKDYSSIDIQRGKLVENIINATQFKHDETIKKIGKPVDKSEWLMTPQTVNAYYNPLNNEVVFPAGILQPPFFNPDADDAINYGGIIAVIGHEFTHGFDDQGSQFDADGNLQNWWTEADRKNFDGLAKRYIEYFGKLEALPGFKINGELTIGENIADLGGLTLAYYALKKSFEGKAEPAPIDGFSWQQRFFLGWGQVWHMNITDAALRNQIQTDPHSPAKFRVNGPMPHLAEFQSAWKCSEGDAMTLPPAQRVVIW from the coding sequence ATGCTATTTATCAACACCTCCGCCAGGCGGATGACGGCCGGGATCCTCCTGGCCCTGTCGGCCGCGGGGCCCGTTGCCGCCCAGAAAGTGCCGGCATTCGATAATTCTTCCATCGACCGAAATATCAAACCCTGCCACGATTTCGACGGATTCGTCAACAACGGCTGGAAGAAAAACAATCCCATCCCCGGCACCGAGAGCCGCTGGGGCGCCGGTGGCATCCTCGATAAGGAAAACAAGGAAGTCCGCCTCAAAGGCATCATCCAGTCCATCGCCGGCCGAACCGGCCTGGCCAAAGGAACGGAAGAACAACAGATCGCCGATTACTACGCCTCCTTCCTCGACACCGTCACCATCGAAAAACGCGGCATCACACCCCTCGCCAAATGGATCGGCAAGATCAACAACATCAAAACGCTGGCCGACTGGGCCACCGTTGTGGGAGAGCTCCAGAACATGGGCGTGAGCACCTGGGCCGGGTTCAGCGTGGACGCCGATATGAAAGACAGTAAAGTGAATGCGGTATACGGCGGGCAAGACGGCCTCAGCCTCGGCGAACGCTCCTACTACGAACGTACCGACGAAAGCACCCAGAACGTCCGGAAGGAATTCGTGGGCCACGTCAACAAAATGTTCGCCCTCGCGGGTTTCCCGGAAAAAGACCCCGGGCAGACGATCCTCGCTTTCGAAACGAAGCTCGCCCTGCTGCAGCTCACCAACGTGCAGCTCCGCGACCCGGTGAAAACCTATAACAAAATAGCTTTCAACGAACTGCGGACCCTCGCGCCGGAATTCGACTGGGGCGGGTTTACGAACGTGCAGATGATCAGGACGGATACCCTCGTGCTGCAGAACAAGGAATACATCACCAACGGCGCCAAACTCCTAAAATCCACGCCGCTGGCCACCCTCAAAACCTGGACGAAGTTCCAGCTGCTGAGCACTTTCGCCGGATATCTGCCGAAGAAATTCGATGACGAGAATTTCCGCTTCTTCGCCACGGTGATGACCGGCCGTAAAATGCAGCGCCCTCGTATCGACCGCGCCATCCGCTCTACCGACGGCGTGCTGGGAATGCCGCTGGGCAAGCTTTTCGCGAAACAGTATTTCCCCGAATCCAGCAAACAGAAAGTGTCGGAAATGATCGAAAACGTGCGCACCGTGTATGGCGAACGCATCGACCAGCTCACCTGGATGAGCCCCGAAACCAAGCTGATGGCCCACAAAAAACTGAAAGCCTTCACCTATAAGATCGGCTATCCCGACAACTGGAAAGATTATTCTTCGATCGATATCCAACGCGGCAAACTGGTGGAAAACATCATCAATGCCACCCAGTTCAAGCACGACGAAACGATCAAAAAGATCGGCAAGCCGGTGGATAAATCCGAATGGCTCATGACGCCGCAGACCGTAAACGCTTACTACAACCCGCTGAACAACGAAGTGGTGTTCCCCGCGGGCATCCTGCAGCCGCCATTCTTCAATCCCGATGCAGACGATGCCATCAACTACGGCGGCATCATCGCCGTGATCGGCCACGAGTTCACGCATGGTTTCGACGACCAGGGCTCGCAGTTCGATGCAGACGGGAATTTGCAGAACTGGTGGACGGAAGCCGACCGTAAGAATTTCGACGGACTGGCAAAACGTTACATCGAATACTTCGGCAAGCTGGAAGCTTTGCCTGGCTTCAAGATCAATGGTGAGCTGACGATCGGCGAAAACATCGCAGACCTCGGCGGGCTCACGCTGGCCTATTATGCATTGAAAAAATCTTTCGAAGGAAAGGCGGAACCCGCGCCCATCGATGGTTTTAGCTGGCAGCAACGATTCTTCCTCGGCTGGGGGCAGGTTTGGCACATGAACATCACAGATGCCGCACTGCGCAACCAGATACAGACCGATCCGCATAGCCCGGCGAAGTTCCGTGTGAACGGGCCGATGCCGCACCTGGCAGAATTCCAGAGCGCCTGGAAATGCAGCGAAGGCGATGCCATGACATTGCCTCCCGCACAGCGCGTCGTGATTTGGTAA